The genome window TCGAACCTACTTACGTGGGTAAGGTAGTTAACTCAATTCAATCTCAATATATCACAGCAGAATGGAAAGAGGAAGGCCATGCGGAGGATACGCTTTGGCTTATTAATCAATAAATTATTTAACGGCTTTCGTTTTGATCGCCGTTTTTTTATGAGAAAAAATACTGATAGAATTTAAGATATAATGTTAAGTACGAAACACCTTCTCGGAATCAAAGACCTGACCAAAGAAGATTTGGAACTAATTTTTCAAACTGCTGATCAATTTAAAGAAGTAATCAACAGACCTATTAAGAAAGTTCCTTCGTTGAGAGATATTACTATTGCGAATATCTTTTTTGAAAACTCAACACGTACAAAATTATCATTTGAACTGGCTGAAAAGCGTTTATCTGCCGATGTTATCAATTTCTCATCGAGTGGAAGTTCAGTAAAAAAGGGTGAAACACTTCTAGATACTGTCAATAATATCCTATCAATGAAAGTGGATATTATAGTGATGCGTCACTCTAGCCCTGGTGCCCCTCACTTCTTATCTAAGCATATTGATGCCACAATCCTTAATGCAGGTGATGGTACTCATGAGCATCCTACTCAGGCTATTCTTGATACTTATTCAATTCGAGAAAGACTAGGAACAGTAGAAGGCAAAAAAGTGGTTATCGTTGGTGATATTCTACATTCTAGAGTGGCTTTATCTAATATCTTCGCTCTGCAAAAATTAGGTGCTGAAGTAATGGTCTGTGGACCTCATACTCTTATTCCTAAATATATTGACCAACTTGGAGTAAGAGTAGAACATGACCTAAGAAAA of Flammeovirga agarivorans contains these proteins:
- a CDS encoding aspartate carbamoyltransferase catalytic subunit; the protein is MLSTKHLLGIKDLTKEDLELIFQTADQFKEVINRPIKKVPSLRDITIANIFFENSTRTKLSFELAEKRLSADVINFSSSGSSVKKGETLLDTVNNILSMKVDIIVMRHSSPGAPHFLSKHIDATILNAGDGTHEHPTQAILDTYSIRERLGTVEGKKVVIVGDILHSRVALSNIFALQKLGAEVMVCGPHTLIPKYIDQLGVRVEHDLRKALEWCDVANMLRIQMERQLVKNFPSIREYSQHFGLNKELLDSLDKEIVVMHPGPINRGVEITSDVADCENAIILDQVENGVATRMAALYLLAGKK